In one Bordetella pertussis 18323 genomic region, the following are encoded:
- a CDS encoding LysR family transcriptional regulator, with protein sequence MSQPSVSHLIRRLEAEVGQTLVVRGREVTLTRQGQGQGQALADIARRAILSIDGAVRESRDQSALKSGSVSVAVGHVSAATLLPRILVAFNQRHPNIELIVVDCVVEQIRNKLLSHEADVGLGAVVGSDDSRLSTELLWDGGVSLFMRDDHYLADREAIDAAILAELPCIQLNPNAPPWLVISRLLVANGIHPRVDQRVVLVSTAVGMIQAGMGVAMLPHAAAAQAPRGVRAVPIRNPFLSWPISLVRLSNHPLSPAAQAFAAIARDVLRRF encoded by the coding sequence ATGTCGCAGCCGTCCGTCAGCCATCTCATCCGGCGCCTCGAGGCCGAGGTGGGGCAAACGCTGGTGGTGCGCGGCCGCGAGGTGACGCTGACGCGCCAGGGCCAGGGCCAGGGCCAGGCATTGGCCGATATCGCGCGCCGGGCGATCCTCTCCATCGACGGCGCGGTGCGCGAATCGCGCGACCAGTCGGCGCTCAAGTCCGGCTCGGTCAGCGTCGCCGTCGGCCACGTCAGCGCCGCCACGCTGCTGCCGCGCATCCTGGTGGCCTTCAATCAGCGGCACCCCAATATCGAATTGATCGTGGTCGATTGCGTGGTCGAACAGATCCGCAACAAGCTGCTGTCCCACGAGGCCGACGTCGGCCTGGGCGCCGTGGTCGGCAGCGACGATTCGCGCCTGTCGACCGAGCTGCTGTGGGACGGCGGGGTGTCGCTGTTCATGCGCGACGACCATTATCTGGCCGACCGCGAAGCGATCGACGCGGCGATACTGGCCGAGCTGCCCTGTATCCAGCTCAACCCCAACGCGCCGCCCTGGCTGGTGATCAGCCGCCTGCTGGTGGCCAACGGCATCCACCCGCGTGTGGACCAGCGCGTCGTGCTGGTGTCGACCGCGGTGGGCATGATCCAGGCGGGCATGGGCGTGGCCATGCTGCCGCATGCGGCGGCGGCGCAGGCGCCGCGCGGCGTGCGGGCGGTGCCGATCCGCAACCCGTTCCTGAGTTGGCCGATTTCGCTGGTGCGGCTGTCGAACCATCCGCTTTCCCCGGCGGCGCAGGCCTTTGCCGCGATCGCGCGCGACGTGCTGCGCCGGTTTTGA
- a CDS encoding 3-oxoacyl-[acyl-carrier-protein] synthase III C-terminal domain-containing protein: MDVLPGRPRARRRRRRRQSRANILAIGVHLPRLRLSRGAMANALGWLSGGAGAGKGSRTLAYWDEDSVTMAVAAARHALARQAAPAIDALQFASTTPPFAEPQNAAFVRAALRLPATTLTQDVHGTPRAGLLALHMALESGTRTLVAAADLPTALPGSTAEARAGDGGAAVLTGDEPGLLRYLGGASLSAPFTDRYRAAGHDYPQEWEERWLREAGYLELVHDAIGRALQAASLRPEQVDHFVLPCPVPGVAAAVAAKAGLGQARLASALAENCGDTGAAHAFVMLGRALEDAAPGQKVLVAQFGQGATALLFEADEAVAGLAAPVSPALRDGLAEDNYMKLLAFRGRIAWDRGLRGRFLVNEALSTAWRNADALLGFVGGRCRETGQVQFPPTRLAATGGFHLDTQEPWPLADRGGRIATFTADLLAFSPCPPNCYGLVDIDGGGRVLMEFTDPQASQLEAGAAVAFALRIKDLDPQTGYRRYFWKALAAPTAD; encoded by the coding sequence ATGGATGTGCTGCCAGGCCGCCCTCGCGCCCGGCGGCGCCGACGCAGGAGACAATCGCGTGCCAACATTCTGGCTATCGGGGTCCATCTCCCGCGGCTGCGCCTGTCCCGCGGGGCCATGGCAAACGCGCTGGGCTGGCTGAGCGGCGGCGCGGGCGCCGGCAAAGGCAGCCGCACCCTGGCCTACTGGGACGAAGACAGCGTCACCATGGCCGTGGCCGCGGCGCGCCACGCCCTGGCCCGCCAGGCCGCCCCCGCCATCGACGCCTTGCAGTTCGCCAGCACCACGCCGCCGTTCGCCGAACCGCAGAACGCGGCCTTCGTGCGCGCCGCCTTGCGCCTGCCGGCGACCACCCTGACCCAGGATGTCCACGGCACGCCGCGCGCCGGCCTGCTTGCCTTGCACATGGCCCTGGAGAGCGGCACGCGGACCCTGGTCGCGGCGGCGGACCTGCCCACGGCGCTGCCGGGCAGCACGGCCGAGGCGCGCGCCGGCGATGGCGGCGCCGCAGTGCTGACCGGCGACGAACCGGGGCTGTTGCGCTACCTGGGCGGCGCCAGCCTGAGCGCGCCGTTCACCGACCGCTACCGCGCCGCCGGCCACGACTACCCGCAGGAATGGGAGGAGCGCTGGCTGCGCGAAGCCGGCTACCTGGAGCTGGTCCATGACGCCATCGGCCGTGCGCTGCAGGCGGCGTCGCTGCGGCCCGAACAGGTCGACCATTTCGTGCTGCCGTGCCCGGTGCCCGGCGTGGCGGCGGCCGTCGCCGCCAAGGCCGGCCTGGGCCAGGCGCGCCTGGCCAGCGCCCTGGCCGAGAACTGCGGCGACACCGGCGCGGCGCATGCCTTCGTCATGCTGGGCCGCGCGCTCGAAGATGCCGCGCCCGGCCAGAAGGTGCTGGTCGCCCAGTTCGGCCAGGGCGCGACCGCGCTGCTGTTCGAGGCCGACGAGGCGGTGGCCGGCCTGGCCGCGCCGGTCTCGCCCGCCCTGCGGGACGGGCTGGCCGAGGACAACTACATGAAGCTGCTGGCCTTTCGCGGCCGCATCGCCTGGGACCGCGGCCTGCGCGGCCGTTTCCTGGTCAACGAAGCCTTGAGCACGGCCTGGCGCAACGCCGATGCCTTGCTCGGCTTCGTGGGCGGACGCTGCCGCGAAACGGGCCAGGTCCAGTTCCCGCCCACGCGCCTGGCCGCCACGGGCGGCTTCCATCTCGATACCCAGGAACCCTGGCCGCTGGCGGACCGGGGCGGACGCATCGCCACCTTCACCGCCGACCTGCTGGCATTTTCGCCGTGCCCGCCGAATTGCTACGGGCTGGTCGACATCGATGGCGGCGGGCGGGTGCTGATGGAGTTCACCGACCCGCAGGCCAGCCAGCTCGAGGCCGGCGCGGCCGTGGCGTTCGCCTTGCGCATCAAGGATCTCGACCCGCAAACCGGCTACCGCCGCTATTTCTGGAAAGCGCTGGCCGCGCCGACGGCCGACTGA
- a CDS encoding acetyl-CoA acetyltransferase: MATGIKDRVAILAMGCSRFGERWDVGQEELMVEAYAEALASAGIEPRAIEAAWYSSHYDDIGAGKAGTPMAMALRLPDIGVTRVENFCAGGTEAFRGAVYAVASGAADIALALGVEKLKDTGFAGLPLASRGTLAPMYLPTHSNPGNFAQLARAYQARHGVAREDLKAAMAHTSMKSHANALHNPKAHLRKAISREQAAGAPLVADPIGLFDCCPVSDGAACAIVTTPEIARSLNRGPLVLVKAIQLATSNGWELQQSDWDGSYVHTTRVAARKAYAEAGIDDPRAQLSLTELHDCFSITELVTLEDIGLAEPGTAWRGMLDGRFDADGALPCQIDGGRKCFGHPVGASGLRMLYEAWLQLSGRAGARQLPAPSLALTHNLGGAPAQNVCSITILGAA; the protein is encoded by the coding sequence ATGGCTACAGGAATCAAGGATCGCGTCGCCATTCTGGCGATGGGCTGTTCCCGTTTCGGCGAACGCTGGGACGTGGGCCAGGAAGAATTGATGGTCGAGGCCTACGCCGAGGCGCTCGCGAGCGCCGGCATCGAGCCGCGCGCCATCGAGGCGGCCTGGTACTCGTCGCACTATGACGACATCGGCGCGGGCAAGGCCGGCACGCCCATGGCCATGGCCCTGCGCCTGCCCGACATCGGCGTGACGCGCGTGGAGAACTTCTGCGCCGGCGGCACCGAGGCGTTTCGCGGCGCCGTCTACGCGGTCGCCTCCGGCGCCGCGGACATCGCGCTGGCGCTCGGGGTGGAAAAGCTGAAAGACACCGGCTTCGCCGGTCTGCCGCTGGCCTCGCGCGGCACGCTGGCGCCCATGTACCTGCCCACGCACAGCAACCCGGGCAACTTCGCGCAGCTGGCCCGTGCCTACCAGGCCCGCCACGGCGTGGCCCGGGAGGACCTCAAGGCGGCCATGGCCCATACCTCGATGAAAAGCCATGCCAACGCCTTGCACAATCCCAAGGCGCACCTGCGCAAGGCCATCAGCCGCGAACAGGCCGCCGGCGCGCCGCTGGTGGCCGACCCCATCGGACTGTTCGATTGCTGTCCGGTGTCGGACGGCGCCGCCTGCGCCATCGTCACCACCCCCGAGATCGCCCGCAGCCTGAACCGCGGCCCGCTGGTCCTGGTCAAGGCCATCCAGCTGGCCACGTCCAACGGCTGGGAGCTGCAGCAATCGGACTGGGACGGCTCGTACGTGCACACCACCCGCGTGGCGGCGCGCAAGGCGTACGCCGAAGCGGGCATCGACGATCCGCGCGCGCAGCTCAGCCTGACCGAATTGCACGACTGCTTCTCGATCACCGAACTGGTGACGCTGGAGGACATCGGCCTGGCCGAGCCCGGCACGGCCTGGCGCGGCATGCTCGACGGCCGCTTCGATGCCGACGGGGCGCTGCCCTGCCAGATAGACGGCGGCCGGAAATGCTTCGGCCATCCCGTGGGGGCCTCGGGGCTGCGCATGCTCTACGAGGCCTGGCTGCAACTGAGCGGCCGCGCCGGCGCGCGCCAGCTGCCCGCGCCCTCGCTGGCCCTGACCCACAATCTGGGCGGCGCGCCCGCGCAGAACGTGTGTTCGATCACAATACTCGGCGCGGCTTGA
- a CDS encoding phenylacetate--CoA ligase family protein, with amino-acid sequence MLHPEIELLDRDGILKIQRERLARLGQRLQHSPQWREHFASVGMTPGDLASPDAFEHLPFLQKADLRQQYPYPFLTVPLEDVERFVATSGTTGLPVMFGLTRRDLHELLPSQTARLLAAAGVRRGARAYQGYGYGLWIGGLALDQGFKAMDCVNFPLGPGRGDLAARWMRDHAYEVASMSPLWLMSLAQAARAQGINPKTDWALRTAILGGQSVSAEFRAQLEAEMPEGFVSHNIYGTTEAGGPILAISTPYTHADDELHLINEDTVLTEILDPVTLKPVSEGEVGEIVITTLTKEASPVIRWRTHDLVRLSSHPYDCPSGRRGMRKIGRIIGRSDDMIKFKGVIVFPSQIEDVITGVAGVVKEAWQIYIDKECMTIGTMTVAIEASAQAGRPAEQLSNEVGREIHARLGMKVCVECHPEGTLPRYEAKAVRVLHRPEA; translated from the coding sequence ATGCTTCACCCTGAGATAGAACTGCTGGACCGAGACGGCATCCTCAAGATCCAGCGCGAGCGGCTGGCCCGATTGGGCCAGCGCCTGCAGCACAGCCCGCAATGGCGCGAGCATTTCGCCAGCGTCGGCATGACGCCCGGCGACCTTGCCTCGCCGGACGCCTTCGAACACCTGCCCTTCCTGCAGAAGGCCGACCTGCGCCAGCAGTATCCCTACCCGTTCCTGACCGTTCCCCTCGAAGACGTGGAGCGGTTCGTCGCCACCTCGGGCACCACCGGCCTGCCGGTGATGTTCGGCCTGACGCGGCGCGACCTGCACGAGCTGCTGCCCAGCCAGACCGCGCGCCTGCTGGCCGCGGCGGGCGTGCGCCGCGGCGCGCGCGCCTACCAGGGCTACGGCTACGGCCTGTGGATCGGCGGCCTGGCGCTGGACCAGGGCTTCAAGGCAATGGACTGCGTCAACTTCCCGCTGGGCCCGGGCCGCGGCGACCTGGCGGCGCGCTGGATGCGCGACCATGCCTACGAAGTGGCCTCGATGTCGCCGCTGTGGCTGATGAGCCTGGCGCAGGCCGCGCGCGCCCAGGGCATCAACCCCAAGACCGACTGGGCGCTGCGCACCGCCATCCTGGGCGGCCAGTCGGTCTCGGCCGAATTCCGCGCCCAGCTGGAAGCGGAAATGCCCGAAGGATTCGTGTCGCACAACATCTACGGCACCACCGAGGCGGGCGGCCCGATCCTGGCCATCTCGACGCCGTACACGCACGCCGACGACGAACTGCATCTCATCAATGAAGACACGGTGCTGACCGAGATCCTGGATCCGGTCACGCTCAAGCCGGTCTCCGAAGGGGAAGTGGGCGAGATCGTCATCACCACCCTGACCAAGGAAGCCTCGCCCGTGATCCGCTGGCGCACGCATGACCTGGTCAGGCTGTCGTCGCACCCCTACGACTGCCCGTCGGGACGGCGCGGCATGCGCAAGATCGGACGCATCATCGGGCGCTCCGACGACATGATCAAGTTCAAGGGCGTGATCGTTTTCCCGTCGCAGATCGAGGACGTCATCACCGGCGTCGCCGGCGTGGTCAAGGAAGCCTGGCAGATCTATATCGACAAGGAATGCATGACCATCGGCACCATGACCGTGGCGATCGAGGCGTCCGCCCAGGCCGGCCGCCCGGCCGAACAGCTCAGCAATGAAGTGGGCCGGGAAATCCACGCGCGCCTGGGCATGAAGGTCTGCGTCGAATGCCATCCCGAAGGCACGCTGCCGCGCTACGAAGCCAAGGCCGTGCGCGTACTGCATCGTCCCGAAGCATGA